One region of Ahniella affigens genomic DNA includes:
- a CDS encoding response regulator: MEADLNQLDPLRRVARELIDQGRAMVGKWPTVKIAEWYERLEELASLADRRQEEAIHEAALELTVYLSSLVEAGIEANAAQRERTVQLLDVLGDVVGAAAGTPSPSKPSRAAQSGHLVVYYLRADDRDLPGLTAQLGHERFVVRTFNDGNRAMAEARQLPPNAVIVDQGMVAWLSRLIDQAERSADEHRRPVAIVLCDGGDVRNRLFAQRAGAEAVLEGADAIRCVARLHELLIAQKQNVARVLIIDDDAHMGQFCVSVLAFKGMVSKRTSSAREGLDALSEFKPDLVLLDLYLPDMNGIEVAQLIRERPNMALVPIVFMSGEEDLDKRFDAIRMGGDDFLGKPVKPRHLLASVTSRVNRSRQLLAQTQQATLTQHVEGHAGKVDRATLVHDIERARRGELGDCVGLVMISVDDVPALARRLGFVRTGDLAHQIGNALAVEPSLKTGICALGEFSFLALMPVSSEGALRVAAENMRVRLSGRGWLSAESPVRISFSLGSVRADGAGMSVEALLGKVAECTKDAQDQGGGRSMHAFVGTEAVAAETPEQKLARAILRRPLLPDTTLFQFQPVVPLKGQLSGQFLTRMYLRAPKTSVAGKIGADIYAPIVQELHVGRNVNRFQLHALAHAARRAHAQINDVRLFVPIHRETLFEESFAEWLAADLYGLQVDADVLALVLNVDELIDDLPRASRALEAAQMSGVRLCLAGFEAHIRDQQRLCRLPSIYANFIDWRTLPAGPEREAGNDARRKLCLESIKNGKIVIATGVDDPLALSDLFREGVHYVLGPAVSDWQDVPQVPASSQR, from the coding sequence ATGGAAGCCGACCTCAACCAATTGGATCCGCTCCGCCGGGTGGCTCGGGAATTGATCGACCAGGGTCGCGCCATGGTCGGAAAATGGCCGACCGTCAAAATCGCCGAGTGGTACGAACGCCTGGAAGAACTGGCCTCGCTCGCTGACCGCCGCCAGGAAGAGGCGATTCACGAAGCCGCACTGGAACTGACGGTGTATCTGAGTTCACTCGTGGAAGCCGGCATTGAAGCGAATGCCGCGCAACGCGAACGCACCGTACAGCTACTCGATGTGCTTGGCGATGTAGTTGGCGCCGCTGCTGGCACGCCAAGCCCGAGCAAACCATCGCGCGCGGCGCAGTCGGGGCACCTCGTGGTCTATTACCTGCGCGCTGATGATCGCGATCTCCCGGGATTGACGGCGCAACTTGGCCACGAACGATTTGTCGTACGCACATTCAACGACGGCAATCGCGCCATGGCCGAAGCGCGACAATTGCCGCCGAATGCAGTCATTGTCGATCAAGGCATGGTCGCGTGGCTGTCGCGTCTGATTGATCAGGCCGAGCGTTCGGCCGACGAGCACCGGCGGCCGGTGGCGATCGTGCTCTGCGATGGCGGCGACGTCCGAAATCGCCTGTTTGCACAGCGTGCCGGCGCCGAGGCCGTACTCGAAGGTGCCGATGCCATTCGTTGTGTCGCCCGTCTGCATGAATTGCTGATTGCGCAAAAGCAGAACGTGGCGCGCGTCCTGATCATCGATGATGACGCCCATATGGGCCAGTTCTGTGTTTCCGTGCTCGCCTTCAAAGGCATGGTGAGCAAGCGGACAAGTTCGGCGCGCGAAGGTCTTGATGCGCTGTCCGAGTTCAAGCCGGATCTGGTGCTGCTCGATTTGTATCTGCCCGACATGAACGGCATCGAAGTAGCGCAATTGATCCGCGAGCGACCGAACATGGCGCTGGTGCCGATTGTGTTCATGTCGGGCGAGGAAGATCTCGACAAGCGCTTCGATGCGATCCGGATGGGTGGCGACGATTTCCTCGGTAAGCCGGTCAAGCCACGGCATCTGCTCGCATCGGTCACGAGTCGGGTGAACCGGTCGCGGCAACTGCTCGCGCAAACGCAGCAGGCGACGTTGACGCAGCATGTCGAAGGCCACGCCGGCAAAGTGGATCGTGCCACATTGGTCCATGACATCGAGCGCGCGCGCCGGGGCGAACTCGGCGATTGCGTGGGCCTCGTCATGATCTCGGTGGATGACGTGCCGGCGCTCGCACGCCGTCTGGGGTTTGTACGAACTGGCGATCTTGCGCACCAGATCGGGAATGCACTGGCCGTTGAGCCCAGTCTGAAAACCGGTATCTGCGCACTCGGTGAGTTCTCGTTTTTGGCGCTGATGCCAGTGTCGAGCGAGGGCGCGCTACGCGTTGCCGCCGAGAACATGCGCGTCCGTTTGTCTGGTCGCGGCTGGCTGTCGGCAGAGTCACCCGTACGCATCAGCTTTAGCCTGGGCAGTGTGCGCGCCGATGGGGCCGGCATGTCGGTCGAGGCGCTCCTCGGCAAGGTTGCCGAGTGCACGAAGGATGCTCAAGATCAAGGCGGCGGCCGCAGCATGCACGCGTTTGTCGGAACCGAAGCGGTCGCGGCCGAGACGCCGGAGCAAAAGCTCGCGCGCGCCATTCTGCGCCGGCCACTGCTCCCGGACACAACGTTGTTTCAGTTCCAGCCAGTCGTGCCGCTGAAGGGCCAGCTCAGCGGTCAGTTTCTGACGCGCATGTATTTGCGCGCGCCAAAAACATCGGTCGCCGGCAAGATTGGTGCGGACATCTATGCCCCCATCGTGCAGGAATTGCACGTCGGTCGAAACGTCAATCGCTTTCAGTTGCACGCGCTCGCCCACGCCGCCAGACGCGCGCATGCGCAAATCAACGATGTCCGGCTATTTGTGCCGATTCATCGCGAAACGCTTTTTGAAGAAAGTTTTGCCGAGTGGCTCGCCGCCGATCTTTATGGCTTGCAAGTGGACGCCGATGTCCTCGCGCTGGTCCTGAATGTCGATGAACTGATCGATGACCTGCCCCGCGCATCCCGCGCCCTGGAGGCGGCGCAGATGAGTGGCGTGCGGCTCTGTCTCGCGGGCTTCGAAGCCCATATTCGCGACCAACAGCGCCTGTGCCGACTGCCGAGCATCTACGCGAACTTCATTGATTGGCGCACGCTGCCAGCCGGCCCTGAGCGCGAGGCCGGCAACGATGCCCGGCGCAAACTGTGCCTGGAGTCGATCAAGAACGGCAAGATTGTCATTGCCACCGGGGTGGATGATCCCCTCGCGCTGAGTGATTTGTTCCGCGAAGGAGTGCATTACGTGCTCGGCCCCGCGGTCAGTGACTGGCAGGATGTACCACAAGTACCGGCGTCCAGTCAGCGCTGA
- the xseA gene encoding exodeoxyribonuclease VII large subunit, with amino-acid sequence MSESELNQRQVFSPSSLNALLKGMFEQTMPMLWIEGEISNLRATSSPHWYFSVKDATAELRCVMFRHRNQLLRFKPVNGDQVLIRGKVTLYEARGDLQLLIEHMEPQGIGALMRKLEVMKQKLALEGLFDASRKRPLPRFPKRLAVITSAQGAAWHDVRTVLARRYPLLEVDLLPSLVQGAEAPASVLRALRYANAGDYDLVLITRGGGSIEDLFAFNDEGLVRAIAASRLPVLAAIGHEIDLTLAELAADLRAATPSAAAELLAPDCQDLTQRLDELAQRMSESLQRQVRQQHLQLQVALTALRAQHPERLLHQWQQRLQALTEAMQASMAAAQSARGRNVDRLGQRLQAASPEPRVQRYSATLQRLHDSLQTQMEGVVGANQHRLGMLGAKLHALSPLATLDRGYALTWQGAAIVTDPTTLQPGDALRVQWARGDAQVAVQSVDIKSS; translated from the coding sequence ATGTCCGAATCAGAGCTCAACCAGCGCCAGGTCTTCAGCCCAAGCAGCCTGAATGCGCTACTCAAAGGCATGTTCGAGCAGACGATGCCCATGCTCTGGATTGAGGGCGAGATCAGCAATCTGCGGGCCACCTCATCGCCCCATTGGTATTTTTCGGTCAAGGACGCCACCGCCGAACTCCGTTGCGTGATGTTTCGGCACCGCAACCAACTGCTCCGCTTCAAGCCGGTCAATGGTGACCAAGTGTTGATTCGCGGCAAGGTCACCCTGTACGAAGCGCGTGGCGATCTGCAATTGCTGATCGAGCACATGGAGCCGCAGGGAATCGGTGCCTTGATGCGGAAGCTCGAAGTCATGAAACAGAAGCTGGCGCTGGAGGGCTTGTTCGACGCCAGCCGCAAGCGACCGTTGCCGCGCTTCCCAAAACGGCTCGCGGTGATCACGTCCGCTCAGGGCGCCGCCTGGCATGACGTGCGAACCGTGCTGGCACGGCGCTACCCGTTGCTGGAGGTCGATTTGCTGCCAAGCCTCGTCCAGGGCGCGGAGGCGCCGGCGTCGGTGCTGCGCGCGCTTCGCTACGCCAATGCCGGTGACTACGATCTGGTGCTCATCACGCGTGGCGGCGGGTCGATCGAAGACTTGTTCGCATTCAATGACGAGGGGCTGGTCCGTGCGATTGCCGCCTCGCGCCTGCCGGTGCTCGCGGCGATTGGACACGAAATCGACCTGACCCTGGCCGAACTCGCCGCAGACTTGCGCGCCGCCACGCCCTCTGCCGCTGCCGAGTTGCTGGCGCCTGATTGTCAGGATCTGACGCAACGTCTCGATGAATTGGCGCAGCGCATGAGTGAATCCCTGCAGCGGCAGGTGCGGCAACAGCATCTGCAGCTGCAGGTGGCATTGACCGCACTCCGTGCCCAGCATCCGGAACGCTTGCTGCACCAGTGGCAGCAGCGTCTGCAGGCGTTGACGGAGGCCATGCAGGCGAGCATGGCCGCAGCGCAAAGCGCGCGCGGTCGGAACGTGGATCGCCTGGGTCAGCGGCTACAGGCCGCGAGCCCTGAGCCCAGGGTTCAGCGCTACAGTGCAACGCTGCAACGCCTGCACGACAGCCTGCAGACGCAGATGGAGGGTGTCGTCGGAGCGAATCAGCACCGGCTGGGCATGCTTGGCGCCAAGCTGCATGCGTTGAGCCCGCTCGCCACGCTTGATCGTGGTTATGCGCTGACGTGGCAGGGCGCCGCAATCGTGACCGATCCCACCACCCTGCAACCGGGCGACGCGCTGCGCGTGCAGTGGGCGAGGGGCGACGCGCAGGTCGCGGTGCAATCGGTTGATATCAAGTCGTCATAA
- a CDS encoding monovalent cation:proton antiporter-2 (CPA2) family protein → MHDLSWMHQALLLLAAVVVAVPIFTRLKLGAVLAYLVAGALLGPTALALVEHSEQQAQVAELGVVLLMFLVGLELSPARLWLMRRAVFGMGAAQFVLTTLVLSILALLAGFDWKTALVAGGALSLSSTAIGVQLLAERKQIGDPHGRNSLGILLFQDLAAIPALAVIPLLGAAAGPDAGFSWLGFGKAIASVAAVVVFGRYLVRPLFRIAAQSKSVEVFSAATLFVALGTAWITGLAGLSMALGAFLAGILLADSEYRHEVESHLEPFKGLLLGLFFLSVGMSVDWLLVLANWLQVLLGVVLLVLVKGAILVLLGRLLARMAKRDSLRMAAYISQGGEFAFVLLALAAQTGVMPASERDLLSASIVLSMAVTPILVILVERWTVHLDATQSRQYDEVPEHEHPRVVIAGFGRVGQIVGRVLRASRIPFLALEQSVEQVELSRRFGSLIYYGDPSRPETLRAARLEHAEVFVLAMDNPDESVRIAKLVKRLYPHVKILARARNRRHVFGLWEAEVDVVTRETFHSSLKMARRTLSLLGMDEDRAGLRVERFRQHDESILKAQFQMRNDEAQMIQSTREALVELQQIFEADEVDQAESDVVASRSTM, encoded by the coding sequence ATGCATGATCTCAGTTGGATGCACCAGGCCTTGCTGCTGCTTGCCGCAGTGGTGGTGGCGGTGCCGATTTTCACCCGCCTGAAACTGGGCGCGGTGCTCGCGTATCTGGTCGCTGGTGCGTTGCTCGGACCAACCGCCCTGGCGCTGGTCGAACACTCCGAGCAGCAGGCACAGGTGGCTGAACTCGGCGTCGTGCTGCTGATGTTTCTGGTGGGTCTGGAACTCTCGCCAGCGCGACTTTGGTTGATGCGGCGGGCTGTCTTTGGCATGGGGGCCGCGCAATTTGTGCTGACCACCCTGGTGCTCAGCATCTTGGCGCTGTTGGCTGGGTTCGATTGGAAAACCGCGCTGGTCGCTGGCGGGGCGCTGAGTTTGTCGTCCACGGCGATTGGCGTGCAATTGCTGGCCGAGCGCAAGCAGATCGGCGACCCGCACGGCCGCAACAGCCTCGGGATTTTGTTGTTCCAGGATCTGGCCGCCATTCCGGCGCTGGCGGTCATTCCGCTGCTGGGCGCTGCTGCCGGCCCCGATGCCGGATTCTCCTGGCTTGGGTTTGGCAAGGCGATTGCGAGCGTCGCCGCGGTCGTCGTATTCGGTCGGTATCTGGTCCGGCCGCTATTTCGGATCGCCGCGCAATCAAAAAGTGTCGAAGTGTTCTCGGCTGCGACCTTGTTTGTCGCGCTGGGCACGGCGTGGATCACAGGGCTCGCCGGGTTGTCGATGGCGCTCGGTGCTTTTCTGGCCGGCATTCTGCTGGCGGACTCGGAATACCGACACGAGGTGGAGTCGCATCTCGAACCGTTCAAAGGGCTGCTGCTTGGCTTGTTCTTCCTGAGCGTCGGCATGTCAGTAGATTGGTTGCTCGTGCTCGCAAACTGGCTCCAGGTTTTGCTGGGGGTAGTCCTGCTGGTGCTCGTCAAAGGTGCGATCTTGGTTCTGCTGGGACGCCTGCTCGCACGAATGGCAAAGCGCGACAGTCTGCGGATGGCGGCGTATATCTCGCAGGGCGGCGAGTTCGCGTTCGTGCTGCTGGCGTTGGCCGCGCAAACCGGTGTGATGCCTGCGAGTGAGCGGGACTTGCTATCGGCGTCCATCGTCTTGTCTATGGCCGTGACACCCATCCTCGTGATCCTGGTGGAGCGCTGGACCGTGCATCTGGATGCAACCCAGAGTCGCCAGTACGACGAGGTACCAGAGCACGAACATCCGCGGGTCGTGATTGCCGGATTCGGGCGCGTTGGCCAAATCGTTGGTCGTGTCCTGCGTGCCAGCCGCATCCCGTTTCTCGCGTTGGAGCAGAGCGTGGAGCAGGTCGAGCTGTCGCGACGTTTTGGCAGCTTGATCTACTACGGCGACCCAAGCCGCCCAGAGACCTTGCGCGCAGCGCGGCTGGAGCACGCCGAGGTATTTGTGCTGGCGATGGACAACCCGGATGAAAGTGTGCGCATCGCCAAGTTGGTCAAACGCCTGTATCCCCATGTGAAGATCCTCGCCCGCGCACGCAATCGTCGCCACGTGTTTGGCCTTTGGGAAGCGGAAGTCGACGTCGTGACCCGCGAGACGTTTCACTCCAGCCTGAAAATGGCCAGGCGCACGTTGAGTCTGCTCGGGATGGACGAGGATCGCGCTGGGCTCCGCGTCGAGCGGTTCAGGCAACACGACGAGTCGATCCTGAAAGCCCAGTTCCAGATGCGGAACGACGAAGCGCAAATGATTCAAAGCACTCGCGAAGCCTTGGTTGAATTGCAGCAGATCTTCGAGGCCGACGAGGTGGATCAGGCGGAAAGTGACGTTGTGGCATCCCGCTCGACCATGTAG
- a CDS encoding alpha/beta hydrolase family protein — protein MKLFRSLICLIFLLTGVVHAEQIPLREFFEHRQFVGMQISPDGQNVAFTYEEGTEVKLAVMSLEQKKILSSFSFGDQMHVLNFFWGNNERVVMSVGKITGNLDNLGRPTHLYAANLDGSKRQQIFEMQRSGYRLLNRLVGDDRHILIAKRHAFDGGTERVHKLDIYTGDLQFLASEQPELYNPYSVIADNAGKVRVAVEFVEGKDIDSHQTVIHVRKGDVWEKLSLKSERKQPQFEGIGFSADNKIAYFASDFDMATNARMGVFSYDFGTDEFKLIHRDDEVDITQGIYGHNGDVLGVYADKGRGERLYFTNKAEDSVFIQSVELAFKGQDVAIGSFTQDGKRAIAYVRSDRNPGEFYLFDVATMKAKFLAASLPKLKADQLAEMEPVTITARDGLKLHAMLTRPKDKKTGLPLIVNVHGGPFGPYDSWGYDPEAQFFASRGYATLQINYRGSGNRGKDFMDMGRRQWGLKMQDDVTDGTKWAIEQGITDADHICIYGGSYGGYATLAGVEKEPDLYKCGVGYVGVYDMVWFREGDNSDGDRGGSEQKKMMNQWMSAYVGDDKDALRAVSPVHNVSKIKADLFLVHGSNDVRVPIGHFYRLKKALDAIKYPYEELVRPEGHGFYQVDNRVDLYTKMFDFIDARIGASAKKKTAAN, from the coding sequence ATGAAGTTGTTTAGAAGTCTTATTTGCCTGATTTTCTTGTTGACCGGCGTCGTTCATGCCGAACAGATCCCGCTCCGGGAGTTCTTTGAGCATCGCCAGTTCGTCGGGATGCAGATTTCGCCGGATGGCCAGAATGTCGCCTTCACGTACGAAGAAGGCACCGAGGTCAAGCTCGCGGTCATGAGTCTTGAGCAGAAGAAGATTCTGTCCAGTTTCTCGTTTGGCGATCAGATGCACGTGCTGAACTTCTTCTGGGGCAATAACGAGCGCGTGGTGATGTCGGTCGGCAAGATCACCGGCAACCTCGACAATTTGGGCCGCCCGACGCATCTTTATGCTGCGAATCTCGATGGCAGCAAGCGTCAACAGATCTTCGAGATGCAGCGCTCCGGGTATCGGTTGCTGAACCGCCTGGTTGGCGACGACCGGCACATCCTGATCGCCAAGCGCCACGCTTTCGATGGCGGTACCGAGCGTGTACACAAGTTGGACATCTATACGGGTGATCTCCAGTTCCTGGCGTCCGAACAGCCGGAGCTTTACAACCCGTATTCAGTCATCGCCGACAACGCCGGCAAGGTGCGTGTGGCGGTTGAGTTTGTTGAAGGTAAGGATATTGATAGCCACCAAACGGTGATTCATGTCCGCAAAGGTGATGTTTGGGAGAAGCTGAGCCTCAAGTCCGAGCGCAAGCAACCACAGTTCGAAGGCATCGGCTTTTCGGCCGACAACAAAATTGCGTACTTCGCCTCTGACTTCGACATGGCCACCAACGCGCGCATGGGCGTGTTCTCGTACGATTTTGGCACCGACGAATTCAAGCTGATTCATCGCGATGACGAAGTCGATATCACCCAGGGCATCTACGGCCACAATGGTGACGTGCTCGGCGTTTATGCCGATAAGGGTCGCGGTGAGCGGCTCTATTTCACCAACAAAGCCGAAGATTCGGTTTTCATCCAATCCGTCGAGCTCGCGTTCAAGGGGCAGGACGTCGCGATCGGTTCGTTTACTCAAGATGGCAAACGGGCGATTGCCTATGTTCGCTCCGACCGGAATCCAGGCGAGTTCTATTTGTTTGACGTTGCCACGATGAAGGCCAAGTTCTTGGCGGCGTCGCTGCCCAAACTCAAGGCGGACCAATTGGCCGAGATGGAGCCGGTGACGATTACGGCGCGCGATGGTCTGAAACTGCATGCCATGCTGACCCGCCCGAAAGACAAGAAGACGGGCCTGCCTTTGATCGTCAACGTGCACGGTGGTCCGTTCGGTCCTTACGACAGCTGGGGCTATGATCCGGAAGCGCAGTTCTTCGCCAGCCGTGGTTATGCCACGCTGCAGATCAACTATCGTGGTTCGGGCAATCGCGGCAAAGACTTCATGGATATGGGGCGCCGCCAATGGGGCCTTAAGATGCAGGACGACGTGACCGATGGCACCAAGTGGGCTATTGAGCAGGGCATCACGGATGCTGATCACATCTGCATCTACGGCGGTAGCTACGGCGGTTATGCCACGCTTGCTGGTGTTGAGAAGGAGCCCGACCTGTACAAGTGCGGCGTTGGCTACGTGGGTGTCTACGACATGGTGTGGTTCCGCGAAGGCGATAACTCCGATGGCGACCGCGGTGGTTCCGAGCAAAAGAAGATGATGAACCAGTGGATGAGCGCCTACGTCGGCGACGACAAAGATGCGCTGCGCGCGGTATCGCCGGTGCACAACGTCAGCAAGATCAAGGCTGATCTGTTCCTGGTTCACGGCAGCAACGACGTGCGCGTGCCAATCGGCCACTTCTATCGCCTGAAGAAAGCGCTGGATGCCATCAAGTACCCGTACGAAGAACTGGTTCGCCCGGAAGGTCACGGCTTCTACCAGGTCGATAACCGAGTCGATCTGTATACGAAGATGTTCGACTTTATCGACGCCCGGATCGGTGCGAGTGCGAAGAAGAAAACCGCTGCCAACTGA
- a CDS encoding cupin domain-containing protein — protein MNSDQNPAIRQAIVLGPGGGRSYPMGRLDAIFKADGAESANRYSISEWWLEPRTRGPGAHRHDEDDVFYVLEGTMSFLLADRWIDADRGTLVLVPGGTVHDFENRSDVRAGVLNVSVPGGFEPEMPAIAQWFRERPANESEI, from the coding sequence ATGAACAGCGATCAAAACCCTGCCATTCGCCAAGCGATCGTATTGGGACCAGGTGGCGGACGTTCGTATCCGATGGGCCGCTTGGATGCCATCTTCAAAGCCGACGGGGCGGAGTCGGCCAATCGGTATTCCATTTCCGAATGGTGGCTGGAGCCGCGGACGCGCGGGCCTGGCGCGCATCGACATGACGAAGACGATGTCTTTTATGTGCTGGAGGGGACCATGAGCTTCCTGCTCGCGGACCGCTGGATCGATGCCGACCGGGGCACATTGGTGCTCGTCCCCGGCGGTACGGTGCACGACTTTGAAAACCGCTCCGATGTTCGCGCTGGGGTCCTGAATGTCTCAGTACCTGGCGGGTTCGAGCCAGAAATGCCGGCGATCGCGCAGTGGTTTCGCGAGCGCCCGGCAAACGAGTCCGAAATCTGA
- a CDS encoding nuclear transport factor 2 family protein translates to MHTIDTVQAIYAAFGRGDVDFILSQLSDDIEWEYDAPDSDVPWLQPRRGKDGAQRFFQELGNTMDIQSFQVTRILGDAQLAVGLVDIAFVVKRTGKRVQERDEVHLWHFDANGKVSRFRHRIDTLTQSRACSP, encoded by the coding sequence ATGCATACCATTGATACCGTTCAAGCCATCTATGCAGCGTTCGGTCGCGGCGACGTCGACTTTATTCTGTCGCAACTTTCCGACGACATCGAATGGGAATACGATGCGCCCGATTCAGACGTCCCCTGGCTGCAACCGCGGCGCGGCAAGGACGGCGCCCAGCGCTTTTTTCAAGAGCTCGGCAACACGATGGACATTCAGTCCTTTCAAGTCACCCGCATACTCGGCGATGCCCAACTCGCAGTGGGTCTCGTCGACATTGCGTTCGTCGTCAAGCGCACGGGCAAGCGCGTCCAAGAACGCGACGAAGTGCACTTATGGCATTTCGACGCGAACGGCAAGGTCTCCCGGTTCCGGCATCGGATCGATACCTTGACGCAAAGCCGTGCGTGCAGCCCTTGA
- a CDS encoding helix-turn-helix transcriptional regulator → MWLHEKVLTRAEVWECPTGERLIPRLGIMVLGRGASLALPIGWLGVVINLRGCARVSSEIGLLSLTGRKWLVTDPDLPTHVQSARLGLTIVIATNPPARRQMRVENRLLPGIGALPKDLAQMLVTQLRNSKAPAQAFWQRDHQVQSVIECLEHAQRPIFSRLSRVPGKSRLARVRTLARLQRASLYAACNTDRPVRVADMAGLARFSSWHFSRTFARVYEATPLEFLQALRLGNARELLCRPDLSAGEVANACGFENASAFARAFRRRFGHAPSEMRMRNAEKWHTEQDEIANPDARQSTRLPIFDWCDNAHLTTGVYSRC, encoded by the coding sequence ATGTGGCTCCATGAGAAAGTTCTAACCCGAGCCGAAGTCTGGGAATGTCCCACTGGTGAACGCTTGATCCCGCGCCTGGGAATCATGGTCTTGGGACGTGGCGCGTCCCTGGCCTTGCCAATCGGTTGGCTTGGCGTCGTGATCAACTTGCGCGGTTGTGCCCGCGTATCGAGCGAGATTGGTCTGCTGAGCCTAACGGGGCGAAAGTGGTTGGTGACCGATCCCGACCTGCCTACTCACGTGCAGTCGGCCCGCCTCGGTCTCACCATTGTCATCGCAACCAATCCACCGGCCCGGCGCCAGATGCGAGTCGAAAACCGGCTACTGCCCGGAATCGGCGCCTTGCCCAAGGATCTGGCCCAGATGTTGGTGACGCAATTGCGAAACAGTAAGGCGCCAGCACAAGCCTTTTGGCAACGCGATCATCAGGTTCAGAGTGTGATCGAATGCCTCGAACATGCCCAGCGCCCGATTTTTTCGCGACTATCGCGCGTGCCTGGCAAATCCCGCCTGGCGCGTGTAAGAACGCTGGCCCGATTGCAGCGGGCCAGCCTCTATGCGGCCTGCAATACCGACCGACCGGTGCGAGTTGCCGATATGGCCGGTTTGGCGCGGTTTTCGAGCTGGCACTTCTCTCGAACCTTTGCGCGCGTCTATGAGGCGACACCGCTGGAATTTCTGCAAGCCCTGCGTCTTGGCAATGCGCGCGAGTTGCTGTGTCGGCCAGATCTGTCGGCAGGTGAAGTTGCCAATGCCTGTGGGTTCGAAAACGCCAGTGCATTCGCACGAGCTTTTCGGCGGCGTTTCGGGCATGCCCCGAGTGAGATGCGAATGCGCAACGCCGAAAAGTGGCACACGGAGCAGGATGAAATCGCAAATCCGGACGCGCGGCAATCGACGCGTCTGCCTATTTTTGACTGGTGCGATAACGCGCACTTAACAACTGGAGTCTATTCAAGATGCTAG